A DNA window from candidate division KSB1 bacterium contains the following coding sequences:
- a CDS encoding Rieske 2Fe-2S domain-containing protein, whose product MSEETKPSPTPEKAAPKAAVPAAEAATPPKPTVAKPGSKQTLTKPIAETGNLWMTRRNFLSRAGWAAFFSFVGTMLLGSLRFMFPRVLFEPSTVFKAGFPGDYPVGAVSTKWVKDYRTWIVRTEKGFYAIFAQCTHLGCTPRWLEAEGKFKCPCHGSGFTMEAVNFEGPAPRPLERVQITLAEDGQLLIDTSIRFREELGQWSNPNAFLNYA is encoded by the coding sequence GTGTCTGAAGAAACGAAACCGTCTCCAACACCCGAAAAGGCCGCACCGAAAGCGGCTGTGCCAGCAGCGGAAGCTGCAACACCACCCAAGCCGACCGTGGCCAAACCCGGCAGCAAACAAACCCTCACCAAGCCGATCGCCGAAACCGGCAACTTGTGGATGACGCGCCGCAATTTTCTCTCCCGTGCCGGCTGGGCGGCGTTCTTCAGCTTTGTCGGCACCATGCTGCTCGGCTCGCTGCGCTTTATGTTCCCGCGCGTGCTCTTCGAGCCCTCGACGGTTTTCAAAGCCGGTTTCCCCGGCGATTATCCTGTCGGCGCGGTGAGCACGAAGTGGGTCAAAGATTATCGCACCTGGATCGTTCGCACGGAAAAAGGATTTTACGCGATTTTTGCGCAATGCACGCATCTCGGCTGCACCCCGCGCTGGTTGGAGGCCGAAGGCAAATTCAAATGCCCCTGTCACGGCAGCGGCTTCACGATGGAAGCCGTCAACTTTGAAGGCCCGGCGCCGCGGCCGCTGGAGCGGGTGCAAATTACCCTGGCTGAAGACGGCCAGCTTTTGATCGACACCAGCATCCGCTTCCGCGAAGAGCTTGGCCAATGGAGCAATCCCAACGCCTTTTTGAACTACGCATAA